One genomic window of Arachis stenosperma cultivar V10309 chromosome 10, arast.V10309.gnm1.PFL2, whole genome shotgun sequence includes the following:
- the LOC130956907 gene encoding maturase K-like produces the protein MNYGHQDEDDERFSHLFYESYNSDKVDTVDYSALLAQLFPEYLKWFDSILVQFFKDPLIHYVRYQGKSILASKNALFLMNKWRYYLIYFWQCYFDIWSQPRMIHINELFENSFHFFWGGYLSNVRLNFSVVRSQMLENSFLIEIVMKKLDTIVPIIPLIRSLAKAKFCNILGHPISKPVWADSSDFDIIDRYLRICRNLSHYYNGSSKKSLYRIKYIIRLSCIKTLARKHKRTLRAFLKRLDSEELLKEFFTEEEEILSLIFPRSSSTLRRLYRSRIWYLDILFSNDPINVN, from the exons ATGAACTATGGCCATCAAGATGAGGATGATGAACGTTTTTCGCATCTTTTTTATGAAAGTTATAACTCTGATAAGGTTGATACTGTTGATTATTCTGCATTGTTGGCTCAATTG TTTCCAGAATATTTGAAATGGTTTGATTCAATTTTAGTTCAATTCTTCAAGGATCCTTTGATTCATTATGTTAGATATCAAGGAAAATCCATTCTGGCTTCAAAGAATGCGCTttttttgatgaataaatgGAGATACTATCTCATTTATTTCTGGCAATGTTATTTTGATATTTGGTCTCAACCCCGAATGATCCATATAAACGAATTATTTGAGaattcatttcattttttttgggGGGGCTATCTTTCAAATGTACGGCTAAACTTTTCAGTGGTACGGAGTCAAATGCTAGAAAATTCATTTCTAATAGAAATTGTTATGAAAAAACTTGATACAATAGTCCCAATTATTCCCTTAATTAGATCTTTAGCTAAAGCGAAATTTTGTAATATATTAGGACATCCCATTAGTAAGCCCGTTTGGGCCGATTCATCTGATTTTGATATAATTGACCGGTATTTGCGGATATGCAGAAATCTTTCTCATTATTATAATGGATCCTCAAAAAAAAGTTTGTAtcgaataaaatatataattcgGCTTTCTTGTATTAAAACTTTGGCTCGTAAACACAAGAGGACTTTACGCgcttttttgaaaagattagatTCAGAAGAATTATTAAAAGAATTCTTTACAGAGGAAGAAGAGATTCTTTCTTTGATCTTTCCAAGATCTTCGTCTACTTTGCGGAGGTTATATAGAAGTCGGATTTGGTATTTGGATATTCTTTTCAGTAACGATCCAATCAATGTAAATTGA